Part of the Vibrio celticus genome, TGTGAACGATAACAGGCGCTTCAACGAAAAACGTACTAACAAAAAGAAACGTTTCAAATTCAGAAAAACGTTTCTACTAAAAACAACATTAAGGGATTCACCATGAAAAAGACTCTATTAGCTATCGCATCTACTATTATCCTTGCTCCTACTTTCGCAATGGCTAGTGAACACAACAACAATAATAATGTCAACAGCAAGCACGAAAGCGCTATTGCTTACACTGGACCGATTGAAACCGTTTCTGTTGCGACACTACTTGCCGACACAAGCATGTTCGCAGAGCAAGAAGCAATTGTGGATGGCAAGATTGTTCGTCAACTAAAGAATGACACGTTTGTCTTCTCTGATGGCCAGAGTGAAATTCAAATCGAACTGGATGATGATATCCGCCTAGCACAACCACTGACCGCTGATACAAAAGTTCGTATCTTCGGCGAATATGAAGGCGGCAAGACACCGGAAATCGAAGTGGACCACATCCAGATTCTATAAGCGATTAATATAAAAATACCGACTTCAAATAATTGGCCTGCATATTGCAGGCTTTTTTGTATTATACTGCCGCAAAATACAATTTATATGGAGTCACCATGCTAGGTTGCACGAATAAGACTGTCCTTTTAGGACTCGCTGCACTGTGTTCATTCTCTGCGTCTGCAAACAACTTTAACTACAACACATTCGAGCTGCGCATGGGTACTAGCCCAAGTACTTTCGGTGGTGAAGTCACAACAATGTTCACTCAGAACTCTCACTTTGTTGCTCGTATCGATTCAGAATTTGAAAGTGATTGGGATGCAGCGGTAGGTATGGGGTTCAACGGCCCAATCAATCAATTTGCTGACGTTACTGGCCAAATGTTACTGCACAACATTGAACGTAATGACGACAACCACATCAAAACAGAAATCAACATTGGCTTGAGAGCTTGGTTAATGGCAAACGTTGAAATTAATGCGCGCCTTGGTCAACTGATCGACAACGATGACACTCGTTCAATTGTGGGTATCGGTGCTCGTTTCCATTCAACTGATCAACTGTCTGTTGGCCTTGATATGCGCAATAACGGCACTTACGGTCACCAAATCTTAATGTCGGCTCGATTTGGTTTCTAATCTAGATTTCGTATCTAGGTTTTATTGATCAGCTTAGGTTTAGTTACTGAGTAATAAATAGCTAAACATATTACATAGAAAAACCCCGAACACATTAATGTTCGGGGCTTTTTTTGTTAGTTCCGCTGACTGTTAATCGTTTAACAACCGAAGCTAACAACTTACTCTATAAGTTAACCATCAGCATCTTTTTCTGGTGGTCTAAGTACTCTTCATAAGTACCTTGGAAGCTCACTAGCTGTTGGTCTTTCACATCGATGATGTGTGTTGCCAGTGAAGAAACGAACTCACGGTCATGACTTACGAAGATAAGCGTCCCCGTATAAACCTTCAACGCGTCGTTCAGGGCTTGGATTGCTTCCATGTCCATATGGTTCGTTGGTTCGTCCATTACCAGCACGTTGATGTCTTGCATCATTAGCTTGCCGAACAACAGACGGTTCTTCTCACCACCAGAACAGTTGCGCGCTTTTTTGTTCGCATCGTCAGCAGTAAACAATAGACGACCTAGAATGCCACGTACCATAAGATCATCGTGCTTCACGGTGCGCCATTGCGAGATCCAATCGAAGATGCTCAGGTCGTTATCAAAATCCTTAGTGCTATCTTGCGGGCAGTAGCCTACCGATGCGTTTTCAGACCATTTAACGATGCCTTCGTTTTGTTCTAGCTCTTGAACTAGGCAACGTAGCAGCGTGGTTTTACCCACACCGTTCTCACCGATAACCGCAAGACGAGTACCTGCTTCAAGTAGCAAGTTACCACCAGCAAACAATGTTTCACCATCGAAGCCGTGACCAAGGTCTTGAAGTTCAAGCGCTTGACGGTGCAGTTTTTTGCCTTCACCAAAATCAATTGATGGGCTCATACGGCTCGATGATTTCACTTCATCAAGCGTGATCTTGTCCATTTTCTTAGCACGAGAACTTGCTTGTTTCGCTTTCGATGCGTTCGCACCAAAACGGTTTACGAAGTCTTGAAGCTCACTGATTTCAGCCGCTTTCTTAGCGTTGCTTGCTAGAAGCTGCTCTCGAATCAAACCAGACGCTTCTAGGAAGTACTCGTAGTTACCAGGGTAAACGCGTAGCTCACCGTAATCGATATCCGCCATGTGCGTACACACAGAGTTCAGGAAGTGTCTATCGTGCGATATGATGATCATTGTACATTTACGCTGGTTCAGCTCTTCAGCAAGCCAGTTGATCGTATGAATGTCCAAGTTGTTGGTTGGTTCATCAAGTAGCAAGATATCTGGGTTTGCAAACAGAGCTTGTGCCAATAGCACACGCAGTTTCC contains:
- a CDS encoding YgiW/YdeI family stress tolerance OB fold protein; amino-acid sequence: MKKTLLAIASTIILAPTFAMASEHNNNNNVNSKHESAIAYTGPIETVSVATLLADTSMFAEQEAIVDGKIVRQLKNDTFVFSDGQSEIQIELDDDIRLAQPLTADTKVRIFGEYEGGKTPEIEVDHIQIL
- a CDS encoding ABC-F family ATPase, which gives rise to MISTANITMQFGAEPLFENISAKFGNGNRYGLIGANGCGKSTFMKILSGALTPSSGNVSITPGEKLGVLSQDQFAFEQYSVIDVVIMGDRKLWEVKQERDRIYSLPEMSEDDGMKVAELESEFAEMDGYTAESRAGDILIQAGIEEEFHFGLMQQVAPGWKLRVLLAQALFANPDILLLDEPTNNLDIHTINWLAEELNQRKCTMIIISHDRHFLNSVCTHMADIDYGELRVYPGNYEYFLEASGLIREQLLASNAKKAAEISELQDFVNRFGANASKAKQASSRAKKMDKITLDEVKSSSRMSPSIDFGEGKKLHRQALELQDLGHGFDGETLFAGGNLLLEAGTRLAVIGENGVGKTTLLRCLVQELEQNEGIVKWSENASVGYCPQDSTKDFDNDLSIFDWISQWRTVKHDDLMVRGILGRLLFTADDANKKARNCSGGEKNRLLFGKLMMQDINVLVMDEPTNHMDMEAIQALNDALKVYTGTLIFVSHDREFVSSLATHIIDVKDQQLVSFQGTYEEYLDHQKKMLMVNL